In one Phycisphaerae bacterium genomic region, the following are encoded:
- a CDS encoding class I SAM-dependent methyltransferase has translation MKMRWLEKAALNSAVRGWLLRRYEAPRVFKDLSPIPGRTVLEIGTGNGLGAMLISKHLAPATIVAIDLDPAMLKAARAKLSNPPAWAEGLPLGSIRLIEADASRLPFENETFDAAFLFGALHHIEPWRRVIAETYRTLKPGGVFAFEEALIGESPLAMNRYWRHVPFGLQELREALTGAGFLVERLKVSGRGYWVFGRLRKPE, from the coding sequence GTGAAAATGCGATGGCTGGAGAAGGCGGCGCTGAATTCGGCTGTTCGGGGGTGGCTGCTTCGGCGGTATGAAGCGCCGCGGGTGTTCAAGGATCTGAGCCCGATTCCCGGACGGACGGTGCTGGAGATCGGAACGGGCAACGGTCTGGGGGCGATGCTGATCAGCAAGCACCTGGCGCCGGCCACAATCGTGGCGATCGACCTGGACCCAGCCATGCTGAAAGCGGCCCGCGCCAAACTCTCCAATCCGCCCGCGTGGGCTGAAGGGCTGCCCTTGGGCTCGATCAGGCTGATCGAGGCCGACGCGAGTCGGCTGCCGTTTGAGAACGAGACCTTCGACGCTGCGTTCCTGTTCGGCGCGCTGCACCACATCGAGCCGTGGCGGCGGGTGATCGCCGAAACGTACCGGACGCTCAAGCCGGGCGGTGTGTTCGCCTTTGAGGAGGCGCTGATCGGCGAGTCGCCTCTGGCGATGAACCGCTACTGGCGGCACGTGCCCTTTGGCCTGCAAGAGCTTCGGGAAGCCCTGACCGGTGCCGGGTTTCTCGTGGAGCGGCTGAAGGTCAGCGGCCGCGGATACTGGGTGTTCGGCCGTCTC